One window of Papilio machaon chromosome 18, ilPapMach1.1, whole genome shotgun sequence genomic DNA carries:
- the LOC106715454 gene encoding dopamine receptor 2 isoform X2 translates to MNASEPEILVAKGQYEISQIGPEYIWESKAFNIGIEFNATFDNNTGSNSTDNSAELWKEYIHLLQDRALLVTFLLLFSLTTVFGNMLVIMAVVRERYLHTSTNYFVTSLAVADCLVGLVVMPFSALYEVLEHTWFFGVDWCDVWRSLDVLFSTASILNLCVISLDRYWAITDPITYPMRMSGRKAAFLIAAVWVCSGAISFPAIAWWRAVRLEEVPDYKCPFTENLEYIIFSSTISFYLPLFVMVFTYYRIYRAATIQTRSLKIGTKQVMRPSGELELTLRIHRGGTVRQRADVCHGGCTPEEHDHEPLTALQNNGLSRSSTRLTNVAHTKHLPKNFSLSRKLAKFAKEKKAAKTLGIVMGVFIVCWLPFFVVNLLSGICSSCITHEEIVNVVVTWLGWVNSSMNPVIYACWSRDFRRAFLRILCTCCPRKLRRKYQPQLRFKQSQYPLSTMMYSSVSQHEMCRL, encoded by the exons atgaatgctTCAGAACCAGAGATATTGGTGGCAAAAGGCCAATATGAAATATCACAAATAGGTCCCGAATATATATGGGAGTCCAAAGCTTTCAATATTGGAATAGAATTCAATGCAACTTTTGATAATAACACAGGATCTAATAGTACTGATAATTCCGCTGAGCTTTGGAAGGAATACATACACTTACTCCAAGATCGAGCTCTTCTTGTAACGTTCctacttttattttcacttacCACTGTCTTTGGAAATATGCTTGTAATAATGGCAGTAGTTCGTGAGAGGTATTTACATACAtctactaattattttgtaacatcaCTTGCTGTGGCGGATTGCTTAGTTGGACTTGTGGTGATGCCTTTCTCAGCTCTATACGAAGTACTGGAACATACCTGGTTTTTTGGAGTCGACTGGTGTGATGTATGGAGATCTCTTGACGTTTTATTTAGTACAGCCTCAATTCTTAATTTATGTGTTATATCACTGGACAGATATTGGGCGATTACGGATCCGATAACCTATCCAATGCGTATGAGTGGTCGGAAAGCTGCATTTCTAATAGCAGCTGTGTGGGTTTGTTCCGGAGCTATTTCCTTTCCGGCTATAGCTTGGTGGCGAGCGGTGCGTTTGGAAGAAGTACCAGATTATAAATGTCCATTCACGGAAAACTtggaatatataatattttcatcgactatatctttttatttgcCACTATTTGTAATGGTATTTACCTATTATCGGATATACCGAGCCGCAACAATTCAGACACGGTCTCTTAAAATTGGTACGAAACAAGTCATGAGGCCGAGCGGAGAACTTGAATTGACTTTGAGGATACATCGTGGTGGAACAGTACGGCAAAGAGCAGATGTATGTCACGGTGGTTGCACACCAGAAGAACATGATCATGAACCTTTGACTGCACTACAGAACAATGGATTATCAAGATCATCAACACGATTAACTAATGTAGCTCATACAAAGCATTTGCCGAAGAATTTCTCTTTATCTCGTAAATTAGCCAAGTTCGCTAAAGAGAAGAAAGCTGCAAAGACTTTGGGAATTGTGATGGGTGTATTTATAGTGTGCTGGCTGCCTTTCTTCGTCGTCAACTTATTATCTGGAATTTGTTCATCGTGTATCACTCACGAGGAAATTGTGAACGTTGTGGTGACTTGGCTTGGCTGGGTCAATTCGTCAATGAATCCAGTCATATACGCCTGCTGGAGTCGAGATTTTAGaag GGCCTTTCTTAGAATTTTATGTACATGCTGTCCGAGAAAGTTGCGTCGAAAATATCAACCGCAACTGCGCTTCAAGCAATCACag TATCCTCTATCTACGATGATGTATTCATCGGTATCACAACATGAGATGTGTCGGTTGTGA
- the LOC106715454 gene encoding dopamine receptor 2 isoform X1, with protein sequence MNASEPEILVAKGQYEISQIGPEYIWESKAFNIGIEFNATFDNNTGSNSTDNSAELWKEYIHLLQDRALLVTFLLLFSLTTVFGNMLVIMAVVRERYLHTSTNYFVTSLAVADCLVGLVVMPFSALYEVLEHTWFFGVDWCDVWRSLDVLFSTASILNLCVISLDRYWAITDPITYPMRMSGRKAAFLIAAVWVCSGAISFPAIAWWRAVRLEEVPDYKCPFTENLEYIIFSSTISFYLPLFVMVFTYYRIYRAATIQTRSLKIGTKQVMRPSGELELTLRIHRGGTVRQRADVCHGGCTPEEHDHEPLTALQNNGLSRSSTRLTNVAHTKHLPKNFSLSRKLAKFAKEKKAAKTLGIVMGVFIVCWLPFFVVNLLSGICSSCITHEEIVNVVVTWLGWVNSSMNPVIYACWSRDFRRAFLRILCTCCPRKLRRKYQPQLRFKQSQLRTTRRYYSSSELVGIQQVRQNSCEQTYI encoded by the exons atgaatgctTCAGAACCAGAGATATTGGTGGCAAAAGGCCAATATGAAATATCACAAATAGGTCCCGAATATATATGGGAGTCCAAAGCTTTCAATATTGGAATAGAATTCAATGCAACTTTTGATAATAACACAGGATCTAATAGTACTGATAATTCCGCTGAGCTTTGGAAGGAATACATACACTTACTCCAAGATCGAGCTCTTCTTGTAACGTTCctacttttattttcacttacCACTGTCTTTGGAAATATGCTTGTAATAATGGCAGTAGTTCGTGAGAGGTATTTACATACAtctactaattattttgtaacatcaCTTGCTGTGGCGGATTGCTTAGTTGGACTTGTGGTGATGCCTTTCTCAGCTCTATACGAAGTACTGGAACATACCTGGTTTTTTGGAGTCGACTGGTGTGATGTATGGAGATCTCTTGACGTTTTATTTAGTACAGCCTCAATTCTTAATTTATGTGTTATATCACTGGACAGATATTGGGCGATTACGGATCCGATAACCTATCCAATGCGTATGAGTGGTCGGAAAGCTGCATTTCTAATAGCAGCTGTGTGGGTTTGTTCCGGAGCTATTTCCTTTCCGGCTATAGCTTGGTGGCGAGCGGTGCGTTTGGAAGAAGTACCAGATTATAAATGTCCATTCACGGAAAACTtggaatatataatattttcatcgactatatctttttatttgcCACTATTTGTAATGGTATTTACCTATTATCGGATATACCGAGCCGCAACAATTCAGACACGGTCTCTTAAAATTGGTACGAAACAAGTCATGAGGCCGAGCGGAGAACTTGAATTGACTTTGAGGATACATCGTGGTGGAACAGTACGGCAAAGAGCAGATGTATGTCACGGTGGTTGCACACCAGAAGAACATGATCATGAACCTTTGACTGCACTACAGAACAATGGATTATCAAGATCATCAACACGATTAACTAATGTAGCTCATACAAAGCATTTGCCGAAGAATTTCTCTTTATCTCGTAAATTAGCCAAGTTCGCTAAAGAGAAGAAAGCTGCAAAGACTTTGGGAATTGTGATGGGTGTATTTATAGTGTGCTGGCTGCCTTTCTTCGTCGTCAACTTATTATCTGGAATTTGTTCATCGTGTATCACTCACGAGGAAATTGTGAACGTTGTGGTGACTTGGCTTGGCTGGGTCAATTCGTCAATGAATCCAGTCATATACGCCTGCTGGAGTCGAGATTTTAGaag GGCCTTTCTTAGAATTTTATGTACATGCTGTCCGAGAAAGTTGCGTCGAAAATATCAACCGCAACTGCGCTTCAAGCAATCACag ttaCGTACAACACGTCGATATTATTCGTCAAGTGAGCTCGTGGGTATACAGCAAGTTAGGCAAAATTCATGCGAACAGACTTACATATAG